The genomic window TCATTGAAGCGTGAAGAATCACCGCTCCTTTAGGACGGTGAGTATGTCAATTGTATCAGGGGTCTACATCAGAGGAGATAAATACCGTGCTAAAAAATATTTTAGTAGCTCTAGATGGTTCGGAAAATGCCACACGAGTTATTCAGTGTTTAGATGATTTGATGTTATCAACAGACACGAAGATAATATTGTGTCATGTTTATTCGACAGCAGAATCAGAGATGGAATTACCAGCAGATCGTCCTCAGCCTGATTCTTCTAGATTTTCATCTTTTCAAATTGAACAACAACTGCAATCTTTTCAAGAACAGTTATCAGTTAAAAGTCAATTAGAAATGGTATGTGGTAATCCAGCCGAAGAAATTATTCGCCTGGCAAATATTCACAAAACTGATTTAATTATTATTGGTAGTCGCGGTTTAACAGGTATGAAGCGGATTGTTTTGGGTTCTGTGAGCAATCAAGTAGTGGAAGAAGCCAGTTGTTCTGTATGGGTGGTCAAGCCAAATTAACACGGAGTATCCACTTTTGAAAAAAATCTCTGGCGATGGGAAATCGCAGCTATACGAACGAGTGCGTAACCTTTCCTAGAGAAGTCCGCTTTTTTTCTGTTATGCAAGGTAGTACGTCTGTATAAATAAAGTTAGAGTAATGTTACTCTAGCTTTTAGTGGAATTAACAAGAAACTGACGCAAACTCAATAAACTGAAGGTTTGCCCTAAATTTAAGGGTAGTAATGATATTCCCTCGACGCGAGATTGTACCCAGCCGTCTCCCCAATACCATTCATGAAACCCATCAATACCGCCACTAAGTAATAAACGTAGACAATTGGATTTGGCTACATCTACCCGATGATAAATT from Nostoc sp. UHCC 0870 includes these protein-coding regions:
- a CDS encoding universal stress protein — translated: MLKNILVALDGSENATRVIQCLDDLMLSTDTKIILCHVYSTAESEMELPADRPQPDSSRFSSFQIEQQLQSFQEQLSVKSQLEMVCGNPAEEIIRLANIHKTDLIIIGSRGLTGMKRIVLGSVSNQVVEEASCSVWVVKPN